A stretch of the Papaver somniferum cultivar HN1 chromosome 6, ASM357369v1, whole genome shotgun sequence genome encodes the following:
- the LOC113285941 gene encoding glutelin type-D 1-like, which produces MEIDLTPRSSKSVYGSDGGSYFSWSPSDLPMLKEGNIGASKIALQKNGLAMPSYSDSAKVAYVLQGSGTAGIILYESEKEKVIAVKEGDAIALPFGVVTWWFNKEDTELVVLFMGDTSKGHKAGEFTEFALTGANGIFTGFTPEFVGRAWDLEEDKVKELVGSQKSSGIIKVKDGFQMPEPSEADREGMALNCLEAPLDVDIKNGGRVVVLNTKNLPLVEQVGLGADLVRIDAGSMCSPGFSCDSAYQVTYIVRGSGRAQIVGVDGKRKLELRVKAGDLFIVPRFFVVSKIADGEGMDWFSIITTPNPIFCHLAGRTSVWKALNPQVLEASFNVSPEAEKHFRSKRLNAEIFFPAP; this is translated from the coding sequence ATGGAGATTGATTTGACACCCAGATCATCAAAGTCTGTTTATGGAAGTGATGGTGGATCATATTTCTCATGGTCGCCATCTGATCTTCCGATGCTTAAAGAAGGTAACATTGGTGCTTCCAAGATTGCTCTTCAGAAGAATGGTTTAGCTATGCCTAGCTACTCTGATTCTGCCAAGGTTGCTTACGTtcttcaaggaagtggtactgcTGGTATCATCCTTTATGAATCTGAAAAGGAGAAGGTGATTGCAGTCAAAGAGGGTGATGCAATTGCCCTACCCTTTGGAGTTGTCACATGGTGGTTCAACAAAGAGGATACTGAACTTGTTGTTCTCTTCATGGGcgatacctcaaagggtcacaaAGCTGGTGAGTTCACCGAATTCGCTCTAACCGGTGCTAATGGTATTTTCACTGGATTTACTCCTGAATTTGTTGGTCGAGCTTGGGATTTGGAAGAAGACAAGGTTAAGGAGCTTGTTGGGAGCCAGAAGAGCAGCGGAATTATTAAGGTGAAAGATGGTTTCCAGATGCCTGAGCCTAGCGAGGCAGATAGAGAAGGCATGGCGTTGAACTGCTTGGAAGCACCTTTAGATGTTGATATTAAGAACGGCGGCCGTGTCGTTGTCTTGAATACCAAGAACTTGCCTTTGGTTGAACAGGTTGGACTGGGTGCTGATCTCGTCAGGATCGATGCAGGATCAATGTGCTCCCCAGGATTCTCTTGTGATTCAGCTTACCAGGTGACATACATTGTTAGGGGAAGTGGTCGTGCTCAGATTGTTGGTGTTGATGGCAAGCGTAAACTTGAATTAAGAGTCAAGGCTGGTGATTTGTTCATCGTTCCTAGGTTTTTCGTTGTCTCGAAGATTGCTGATGGGGAGGGCATGGATTGGTTTTCCATCATTACTACTCCAAACCCGATCTTCTGCCACTTGGCAGGAAGGACATCAGTCTGGAAGGCATTGAACCCACAGGTTCTCGAGGCGTCTTTCAATGTTTCACCTGAGGCTGAGAAGCATTTCCGTTCCAAGAGGCTTAATGCTGAAATCTTCTTCCCTGCACCCTAA
- the LOC113288517 gene encoding calcium-transporting ATPase 3, endoplasmic reticulum-type-like has product MEDAFARSVPEVLEFFGVDPSKGLTDSQVKENARIYGSNVLPQEESTPFWKLVLKQFDDLLVKILIAAAIVSFILALVDGETGLTAFLEPSVILLILAANAAVGVITETNAEKALEELRAYQADVATVLRNGCFSILPATDLVPGDIVEISVGCKVPADMRMIEMLSNQLRVDQAILTGESCSVAKDLESTVATKAVYQDKKSILFSGTIVVSGRAKAVVVGVGSNTAMGGIRDAMLKTEDAATPLKKKLDEFGTFLAKVIAGICVLVWIVNIGHFRDPAHGGFLRGAIHYFKIAVALAVAAIPEGLPAVVTTCLSLGTKRMARLNAIVRSLPSVETLGCTTVICSDKTGTLTTNMMSVSKICVAHSVRHGPITAEYCVSGSTYAPEGVISDNAGTQLDFPSQSPCLLHIAMCSALCNESTLQYNPDKAKYEKIGESTEVALRVLAEKIGIPGFDSMPSALSMLSNHERASYCNHYWENEFKKVSVLDFSRDRKMMSALCSLKQQGILFSKGAPESIILRCTSILCNDDGSIAPLTSDMQAELEARFKSFAGKETLRCLALAMKRMPVGQQTLSFDDEKDLTFIGLVGMLDPPRDEVRNAMLSCITAGIRVIVVTGDNKSTAESLCRQIGAFDHLDDFASRSYTASEFEDLPALQKTMALQRMVLFTRVEPSHKKMLVEALQHQSEVVAMTGDGVNDAPALKKADIGIAMGSGTAVAKSASDMVLADDNFASVVAAVAEGRAIYNNTKQFIRYMISSNIGEVVCIFVAAVLGIPETLVPVQLLWVNLVTDGLPATAIGFNKQDSDVMKSKPRKVNEAVVSGWLFFRYLVIGAYVGLATVAGFIWWFVYSESGPRLPYYELVNFDTCSTRETTYSCNIFTDRHASTVSMTVLVVVEMFNALNNLSENQSLLVIPPWSNMWLVGSIILTMILHILILYVPPLSVLFSVKPLSWGDWTAILYLSFPVILIDEVLKYFSRNPRGIRLNLRWRRSDLLPKREVRDK; this is encoded by the exons ATGGAGGATGCATTTGCCAGATCCGTTCCAGAG GTTTTGGAATTCTTTGGAGTTGATCCGAGTAAAGGTCTCACTGATTCTCAG GTGAAGGAGAATGCTAGAATTTATGGAAGTAACG TACTGCCTCAAGAGGAAA GTACTCCATTTTGGAAGTTGGTCTTGAAGCAGTTTGATGATTTGCTTGTTAAAATACTGATCGCTGCTGCTATTGTTTCATTCATTCTGGCTTTGGTTGATGGAGAGACTGGCCTAACAGCATTTCTGGAACCTTCT GTCATCTTGCTGATATTGGCTGCAAATGCAGCAGTTGGTGTGATTACGGAGACAAATGCTGAAAAAGCTCTTGAG GAGCTTCGAGCATACCAAGCTGATGTTGCAACGGTCCTACGAAATG GTTGCTTCTCAATCCTACCTGCAACAGATCTTGTCCCAGGCGATATAGTTGAAATTAGTG TTGGATGCAAAGTTCCTGCAGACATGAGAATGATTGAAATGCTAAGCAATCAACTCCGTGTCGATCAGGCAATCCTTACTG GTGAGAGCTGCTCTGTGGCTAAAGATCTTGAATCAACCGTGGCTACAAAAGCAGTGTACCAAGATAAGAAAAGCATTCTTTTCTCA GGTACAATAGTGGTCTCTGGGAGAGCAAAAGCTGTTGTGGTTGGTGTTGGCTCCAACACCGCGATGGGTGGCATACGCGATGCAATGTTAAAGACAGAAGAT GCAGCAACTCCATTAAAAAAGAAGCTCGATGAATTTGGTACTTTTTTGGCCAAG GTTATTGCAGGAATTTGTGTCCTGGTATGGATTGTAAACATTGGACATTTTCGTGATCCTGCTCATGGTGGTTTCCTCCGAGGTGCAATTCATTACTTTAAG ATTGCCGTTGCTCTTGCTGTTGCAGCAATTCCAGAAGGTCTTCCAGCTGTCGTTACAAC GTGTTTGTCTCTTGGCACAAAAAGGATGGCGCGGTTGAACGCTATTGTAAGGTCTTTACCTTCGGTAGAGACCTTAGGATGCACAACAGTGATCTGCAGTGACAAGACTGGGACTCTAACAACCAACATGATGTCTGTATCAAAG ATTTGTGTTGCCCATTCAGTCCGCCATGGTCCCATTACTGCCGAATATTGTGTTAGCGGGTCAACTTATGCTCCAGAAGGTGTAATTTCTGACAATGCCGGGACGCAG CTTGATTTTCCATCCCAATCCCCCTGCCTTCTTCACATCGCAATGTGTTCAGCCCTTTGCAACGAGTCAACCTTACAATACAACCCGGACAAGGCAAAGTATGAAAAAATTGGCGAGTCAACTGAAGTGGCCCTTCGTGTGCTAGCTGAAAAG ATTGGTATTCCTGGTTTTGATTCTATGCCCTCAGCCCTCAGTATGCTGAGTAACCATGAACGCGCATCTTACTGTAACCATTACTGGGAGAATGAATTTAAAAAG GTTTCTGTTTTAGATTTTTCCCGTGATCGTAAAATGATGAGTGCCCTATGCAGTCTAAAGCAACAgggtattttattttcaaaaggtGCCCCTGAAAGTATAATTTTAAGGTGCACAAGTATTCTGTGCAATGACGACGGTTCTATAGCTCCATTAACTTCAGATATGCAAGCTGAATTGGAAGCTAGGTTTAAAag TTTTGCAGGGAAAGAGACTCTCAGATGTTTGGCTTTAGCTATGAAAAGGATGCCAGTTGGCCAGCAGACTCTCTCATTTGATGATGAGAAGGACCTTACATTCATTGGATTG GTTGGAATGCTTGATCCACCAAGGGATGAAGTAAGAAATGCAATGCTTTCATGTATAACTGCTGGTATACGTGTTATTGTTGTTACTGGGGACAACAAG TCCACTGCAGAATCTTTGTGCCGCCAAATAGGGGCTTTTGACCACTTGGACGATTTTGCTTCCCGTTCATATACTGCTTCCGAATTTGAAGACCTCCCAGCCCTACAGAAAACGATGGCATTACAACGCATGGTGTTATTTACCAG GGTTGAACCATCTCATAAAAAGATGCTCGTTGAAGCCCTGCAGCACCAAAGTGAAGTG GTTGCAATGACCGGTGATGGTGTCAACGATGCGCCTGCACTGAAAAAGGCAGACATTGGGATTGCCATGGGATCAGGAACAGCTGTTGCAAAG AGTGCTTCAGATATGGTGTTGGCTGATGacaattttgcttcagttgttgCG GCTGTTGCAGAAGGAAGGGCCATATATAACAACACAAAACAGTTCATTAGATACATGATCTCTTCAAATATTGGTGAAGTAGTTTGTATTTTTGTTGCTGCTGTACTTGGAATCCCAGAAACCCTTGTCCCG GTACAACTGCTTTGGGTCAATCTGGTTACTGACGGATTACCTGCTACTGCTATTGGTTTCAATAAGCAAGACTCAGATGTGATGAAGTCTAAACCCCGCAAG GTTAATGAAGCTGTTGTGAGTGGGTGGTTATTTTTCCGTTATCTGGTAATTGGAG CTTATGTTGGCCTTGCGACAGTAGCTGGATTCATTTGGTGGTTTGTTTATTCAGAGAGTGGACCCAGACTCCCTTACTATGAATTG GTCAATTTTGATACTTGTTCAACAAGGGAAACGACATACTCATGCAATATATTTACTGATCGCCACGCATCTACTGTGTCAATGACTGTACTAGTCGTTGTTGAAATGTTCAATGCTTTGAACAACCTTAGCGAAAATCAATCTCTACT TGTAATACCTCCTTGGAGTAATATGTGGCTTGTGGGATCAATTATTCTGACCATGATCCTTCACATACTCATCTTGTATGTGCCACCTCTTTCCGTTCTTTTCTCT GTGAAACCATTATCATGGGGTGACTGGACTGCCATTCTATATCTTTCTTTTCCT GTTATACTTATTGATGAGGTGCTAAAGTATTTCTCAAGAAATCCCCGAG GTATAAGGTTAAATCTTAGATGGAGGAGATCTGACTTGCTTCCGAAAAGAGAAGTTCGGGACAAGTAA